The following are encoded in a window of Syngnathus scovelli strain Florida chromosome 4, RoL_Ssco_1.2, whole genome shotgun sequence genomic DNA:
- the LOC125967162 gene encoding cystatin-B-like — MMCGGLAQAINADEEIQEICDKVKSDAEKKTGKTFDVFIAKSYKSQLVAGINYFIKVHVGGDDHVHMRVFKSLPHTGSTMDLIDIQESKTHADAIEYF; from the exons ATGATGTGCGGAGGGCTTGCTCAAGCAATTAATGCCGACGAAGAGATTCAAGAAATATGCGACAAA GTAAAGTCTGATGCTGAGAAAAAAACTGGGAAGACTTTCGACGTCTTCATCGCCAAGAGTTACAAATCACAGCTTGTGGCTGGGATCAACTACTTCATCAAG GTGCACGTGGGAGGAGACGACCATGTCCACATGCGTGTTTTCAAAAGTCTGCCACACACTGGTTCAACGATGGACCTGATTGACATCCAAGAGTCCAAGACACACGCAGATGCCATTGAGTACTTCTGA